In Cupriavidus basilensis, the following proteins share a genomic window:
- a CDS encoding SMP-30/gluconolactonase/LRE family protein — protein sequence MYFRTVPREISLQVFSAMPAHLRKTGVRSEWADANKGGACIDSFLEGPVFDPAGNLYVTDIPFGRILRISPAGEWSLVAEYKGEPNGMKFLNARELVVADYRNGLLRVNVDTGEVTTLLGRRNAEQFKGVNDLVISRRGDLYFTDQGQTGLHDPTGRVYRLRPGGQLDLLLGNVPSPNGLALSCDEKVLFVAATRGNCVWRVPLQADGSVSKVGQFFTFYGTSGPDGMAIDSRDRLFVAHASLGCVWVLSKRGEPEAILASPAGATTTNLVFQPAVEPGQPRKVFVTESETGTILFADLDEAGLGV from the coding sequence ATGTACTTCAGAACGGTGCCCCGCGAGATATCCCTCCAGGTCTTCTCGGCCATGCCCGCGCATTTGCGCAAGACCGGCGTGCGCTCCGAATGGGCCGATGCCAACAAGGGCGGGGCCTGCATCGACAGCTTCCTGGAGGGGCCGGTATTCGACCCCGCGGGCAACCTGTACGTGACGGACATCCCGTTCGGGCGCATCCTGCGCATCTCGCCGGCCGGGGAGTGGTCGCTGGTCGCCGAGTACAAGGGCGAGCCCAATGGCATGAAGTTCCTGAATGCGCGCGAACTAGTGGTGGCGGACTATCGCAACGGCCTGTTGCGCGTCAACGTGGACACGGGCGAGGTGACCACCTTGCTGGGACGGCGCAACGCGGAGCAGTTCAAGGGCGTGAACGACCTGGTGATCTCTCGTCGTGGCGACTTGTATTTCACCGATCAGGGCCAGACCGGCCTGCACGATCCCACGGGCCGCGTCTACCGCCTGCGGCCCGGTGGGCAGCTGGACCTGCTGCTGGGCAATGTGCCCAGCCCCAACGGCCTGGCGCTGTCCTGCGACGAGAAGGTGCTGTTCGTGGCGGCCACGCGCGGCAATTGCGTGTGGCGCGTGCCGTTGCAGGCCGACGGCAGTGTGTCGAAGGTGGGGCAGTTCTTTACGTTCTACGGCACCAGCGGCCCCGACGGCATGGCCATCGACAGCCGTGACCGGCTGTTTGTGGCGCATGCCAGCCTGGGCTGCGTGTGGGTGCTGAGCAAGCGTGGCGAGCCCGAGGCGATCCTCGCCAGCCCGGCGGGCGCAACCACCACCAACCTGGTGTTTCAGCCCGCCGTTGAGCCAGGGCAGCCGCGCAAGGTGTTTGTCACCGAATCGGAAACCGGCACGATCCTGTTCGCGGATCTGGACGAGGCCGGGCTGGGCGTTTGA
- a CDS encoding S1C family serine protease, which produces MAFGISTDCLALDSAELYERESPSIWVVSVFDAQGTRFGLGSSVVIGPEELVTNCHVLKSGKSISIRREKVTYGASLVHADVERDLCILRAKGLTAPAAKIAPLAALKVGQKVYAIGAPRGYELTLSDGLLSSLNKDERDRIVRLQTTAPISPGSSGGGLFNTDGQLVGITYLMRTDAQNINFAIPAQWISEVPARSALALQKFRSETASAAPPAMALPPGPPGQGATAYAPARPASGPQGRQLTGAELTSHFMHLGRINAIAPSGVTLWMQVRESGSLDVTNSVSRGYSSGRYRIEPETSQVCLEMANPNFSAMQTCYRLTEADGRYIMRSATSPYYFSYTK; this is translated from the coding sequence TTGGCTTTTGGCATCTCGACGGATTGCCTGGCGCTGGATTCGGCCGAACTCTATGAGCGCGAATCACCCAGCATCTGGGTGGTATCCGTCTTCGACGCGCAAGGCACGCGGTTCGGCCTGGGCAGCTCGGTGGTGATCGGGCCGGAGGAGCTGGTCACCAACTGCCACGTGCTCAAGAGCGGCAAGTCCATCAGCATCCGGCGCGAGAAGGTCACGTATGGCGCCAGCCTGGTGCACGCCGATGTCGAGCGCGACCTCTGCATCCTGCGCGCCAAGGGCCTCACCGCACCGGCGGCAAAGATCGCGCCGCTGGCCGCGCTCAAGGTGGGGCAGAAGGTCTACGCCATCGGCGCGCCGCGCGGCTACGAGCTGACGCTGAGCGATGGCCTGCTCTCCTCGCTGAACAAGGACGAGCGCGACCGCATCGTCCGCTTGCAGACCACCGCCCCGATCTCCCCGGGCTCCAGCGGTGGCGGCCTGTTCAACACGGACGGGCAACTCGTCGGCATTACCTACCTGATGCGGACCGACGCGCAGAACATCAACTTTGCCATTCCCGCGCAATGGATCAGCGAGGTGCCGGCGCGGTCCGCGCTGGCGCTGCAGAAGTTCCGTAGCGAGACGGCATCCGCCGCTCCGCCTGCCATGGCGCTCCCGCCTGGCCCGCCTGGCCAGGGCGCCACGGCCTACGCCCCGGCCCGGCCCGCATCCGGCCCGCAGGGCAGGCAACTGACCGGGGCCGAGCTGACCAGCCATTTCATGCATCTTGGCAGGATCAATGCCATCGCGCCGTCCGGCGTTACGCTCTGGATGCAGGTCCGGGAAAGCGGCAGCCTGGATGTGACCAATTCCGTCAGCCGCGGCTATTCGTCCGGGCGCTACCGCATCGAGCCGGAAACCAGCCAGGTCTGCCTGGAGATGGCCAACCCGAATTTCAGCGCGATGCAGACGTGCTATCGGCTGACCGAGGCCGACGGACGCTATATCATGCGATCCGCCACCAGTCCCTATTACTTTTCATACACGAAGTAG
- a CDS encoding YjfB family protein: MRLPAGFNANRSFNRSFERNFNLNLDLNLDLNLDLNLEDHPMDISLVSAASNSGGDPVPTMMLRKSLDLQAQSVATLLGSMPQVSVPASNPPHLGQSIDVKV, translated from the coding sequence GTGCGCCTTCCCGCTGGCTTCAATGCCAATCGTAGCTTTAACCGTAGCTTCGAACGTAACTTCAACCTCAACCTCGATCTCAACCTCGATCTCAACCTCGATCTCAACCTGGAAGACCATCCAATGGATATTTCCCTCGTCAGTGCGGCTAGCAACTCGGGCGGCGATCCGGTGCCCACCATGATGCTGCGCAAGTCGCTGGACCTGCAGGCGCAGAGTGTGGCAACCCTGCTGGGCTCGATGCCGCAAGTCAGCGTCCCGGCCAGCAATCCCCCTCACCTTGGCCAGAGCATCGACGTCAAGGTCTGA
- a CDS encoding TolC family protein — MRIKDKNLPAAAALRHLFLATSLLAASASWAQDAPATTTATATATARAPVRFSSFLDTVERQNIGLSAQQETIRGAQAEISIAGVRPDPVLKYGRGSIETSRAVSPKPPRTHEFEIEIPIELGGKRGARIRAAESNLRLTEANLQGFKRTLYQESATAFVEACRSREALARQESTLSALSNVVRANEIRRKAGDIGGLELSQSRVERDRFTAEVRSARAAAQAAMQQLSVQLGVRVAEAFGNAPLACEFQPYDPGTDSGALIAQAMEARDEVRIARATLDNARDKSGLARANRWVDPSVSFAMTMTPGVRGTTDDEGQPNGDATARSRMLGVSVSIPLPLSRLQRGELIQAESEVTQAMLALREAELKTEVDVRNALTAFQAAQDNLQRYRDAVIADADRVLDGMRQSYRQGAASLLELLDAQRTADETYLNYLQAQADLAGATVELQLSTGLRPVL; from the coding sequence AGAACTTGCCAGCGGCAGCCGCCCTGCGCCACCTCTTCCTGGCAACGTCGCTGCTGGCGGCATCCGCATCCTGGGCGCAGGATGCGCCCGCCACCACCACCGCCACGGCCACGGCCACGGCCCGCGCGCCGGTCCGTTTTTCCTCCTTTCTCGACACGGTGGAGCGGCAGAACATCGGCCTGTCCGCGCAGCAGGAAACCATCCGCGGCGCCCAGGCCGAGATCTCGATCGCCGGCGTGCGCCCGGACCCGGTGCTCAAGTACGGCCGTGGCAGCATCGAGACCAGCCGCGCGGTGTCGCCCAAGCCGCCGCGCACGCATGAGTTCGAAATCGAGATCCCCATCGAGCTGGGCGGCAAGCGCGGTGCGCGCATCCGCGCCGCCGAGAGCAACCTGCGCCTGACCGAGGCCAACCTGCAGGGCTTCAAGCGCACGCTGTACCAGGAATCGGCCACAGCCTTTGTCGAAGCCTGCCGCAGCCGCGAGGCCCTGGCCCGGCAGGAATCGACGCTGTCTGCTCTGTCCAATGTGGTGCGCGCCAACGAGATCCGCCGCAAGGCCGGCGACATCGGCGGCCTGGAGCTGTCGCAGTCGCGGGTCGAACGCGACCGCTTCACCGCCGAGGTGAGATCGGCGCGCGCCGCCGCGCAGGCCGCCATGCAACAGCTGTCCGTCCAGCTTGGCGTGCGCGTGGCCGAGGCCTTCGGCAACGCGCCGCTGGCTTGCGAGTTCCAGCCGTACGATCCTGGCACCGACAGCGGCGCGCTGATCGCCCAGGCGATGGAAGCGCGCGACGAGGTCCGGATCGCCCGCGCCACGCTGGACAATGCCCGCGACAAGTCGGGACTGGCGCGCGCCAACCGCTGGGTGGATCCCAGCGTGAGCTTTGCGATGACCATGACCCCCGGCGTGCGCGGCACCACGGACGACGAGGGCCAGCCCAACGGCGATGCCACGGCGCGCTCGCGCATGCTGGGCGTGTCGGTATCGATTCCCCTGCCCTTGTCGCGGCTGCAGCGCGGCGAGCTGATCCAGGCGGAGTCGGAAGTCACGCAGGCCATGCTGGCCCTGCGCGAGGCCGAGCTGAAAACCGAGGTCGACGTGCGCAACGCGCTCACCGCGTTCCAGGCTGCGCAGGACAACCTGCAACGCTACCGCGACGCGGTGATCGCCGATGCCGACCGGGTGCTGGACGGCATGCGCCAGTCGTACCGCCAGGGTGCTGCCTCCCTGCTGGAACTGCTGGACGCGCAACGCACTGCGGACGAGACCTACCTCAACTACCTCCAGGCCCAGGCGGACCTGGCGGGCGCCACGGTGGAACTGCAACTTTCCACCGGCTTGCGGCCCGTGCTTTAA